In one Dreissena polymorpha isolate Duluth1 chromosome 7, UMN_Dpol_1.0, whole genome shotgun sequence genomic region, the following are encoded:
- the LOC127837131 gene encoding uncharacterized protein LOC127837131, which produces MKPLMSEARAKTGRKVKKTKPRNYYSCWLCDRSVIDRLRHLEQEHKMEAGTFNFVYTRGPFPEISIVDSYVDYMFLRSRPGGLANESKTQEVNMKINRFLALSGYLEGVVLSDMLLWMGHMEVHDSSSTPLTS; this is translated from the exons ATGAAGCCGTTGATGTCAGAGGCACGTGCTAAGACCGGTCGGAAAGTGAAGAAGACAAAGCCGAGGAATTACTACTCTTGCTGGCTGTGCGACCGGTCGGTGATTGACCGGCTGCGTCATCTAGAACAGGAGCACAAAATGGAGGCTGGGacattcaattttgtttacacaaGAGGGCCGTTTCCGGAAA TTTCAATCGTTGACTCATATGTAGACTACATGTTCCTGCGGAGCAGGCCAGGTGGGTTGGCAAACGAGTCGAAAACACAAGAGGTCAACATGAAGATCAACCGGTTCCTGGCCCTGTCTGGCTACTTGGAAGGAGTGGTGTTGAGTGACATGCTGTTGTGGATGGGCCATATGGAGGTCCACGACAGTTCCTCAACACCACTCACCAGCTGA
- the LOC127839714 gene encoding tigger transposable element-derived protein 4-like, producing the protein MANLKEYFELSVEQSREGPSIQPGGISGSAKRGTERKLENQSFKEKYEAIIEVEKGLNTKKKIAEESGPTDVVQKRQTAEYTHRRRDHEGKGKIYAEQLGVSSTEFDCSGGWLERFKNRHGLCMKKINGEANSVDKTDAAYTMWQCRLKTILETYAADDIFKADETAIFYRALPEKTLEFKSIACHGGKASKKRLSVMVCANMSGTEKLPLLIIGKSLKPRCFRIIHHLPTTCRANKKAWMTPHVFTEWLSTLDEKMFRKRRKIAMIVDNCPAYPDVSDLKAIRFVILPPNTTSITQPMDQGVIKNLKIHYRKRVVSKINA; encoded by the exons ATGGCTAACTTGAAAGAATATTTTGAGTTGTCGGTCGAGCAATCCAGAGAAGGACCCAGTATCCAACCCGGGGGGATATCTGGATCGGCCAAGAGGGGGACTGAGCGGAAGCTTGAAAATCAGTCGTTCAAGGAAAAGTACGAGGCCATCATAGAAGTCGAGAAAGGCCTCAATACCAAGAAGAAGATAGCAGAAGA AAGCGGCCCTACTGACGTGGTTCAAAAACGCCAGACAGCAGAATACACCCATCGACGGCGAGACCATGAGGGTAAAGGCAAGATTTATGCTGAGCAACTCGGCGTCTCAAGCACCGAGTTCGACTGTTCCGGCGGCTGGTTGGAGCGATTCAAAAATCGGCACGGCCTGTGTATGAAAAAAATCAACGGAGAAGCCAACTCTGTAGACAAGACCGACGCAGCGTACACCATGTGGCAGTGCCGGCTAAAGACTATCCTAGAGACTTACGCTGCCGACGACATTTTCAAAGCCGACGAGACGGCCATTTTCTACAGGGCACTGCCAGAGAAGACGTTAGAGTTTAAGTCCATAGCGTGTCACGGCGGGAAGGCAAGCAAGAAACGGCTGTCGGTCATGGTCTGCGCCAATATGAGTGGCACAGAAAAGTTGCCTCTGCTGATCATCGGCAAGTCTCTGAAGCCTCGCTGTTTTCGGATCATCCATCATCTACCGACCACCTGCCGGGCAAACAAAAAGGCGTGGATGACGCCACACGTGTTCACCGAATGGCTGAGTACCCTCGACGAGAAGATGTTCCGAAAACGTCGCAAGATCGCTATGATTGTAGACAACTGCCCCGCCTATCCGGACGTCTCAGACCTGAAGGCTATACGTTTCGTCATCCTGCCACCAAACACCACCAGCATCACACAGCCGATGGACCAGGGCGTAATCAAGAACCTCAAGATCCACTACAGAAAACGTGTTGTTTCGAAGATAAACGCCTGA
- the LOC127837129 gene encoding monocarboxylate transporter 4-like isoform X3, which translates to MTVTEGPDAEVSVIDGSDHDDGDDGYMTVDSRDQILDHADRESVHVEVRGESPDVPEVTTRAAKAPDGGWGWCVVLGALIMRTVIGGFGRSHGLFYLRFKDRYGGTATETALVTSLTGFVRMSSGPFVSILSGRFSCRWITAIGTVVLMAGVVMTGYSPNLLFLYFSYGIVAGLGRSLAMTPCPILLGYYFDKRRSLAFGIASAGFSIGGFAITPLIELLFQEYGYSGAFLVLTAFTMNIFVAAALFRPVQANSKREKCSRQSVESDETKQALIQTAIVNNELVNNELRQTDAIAVNGSAVNGHVQESTNVLTTCDSNSTTCHLAITNYENIEIPMEDRSESAKTDTFFPKIITNEFDTSNVNKSVPNDEVTSHKTSRKISVEKTASEDAEIIGTETKTISETSENETKTKNDNDGKKKKQTWMSWSILKNPRFMCYTFAMFCFSLPASGTFLPALAKSKGCTEIQAATILSISAGCDTVIRVISGFVLDLKFFRNKRPLVFNIVTFFQGSVLFLFPHMTSFSGFAWLSVLEGTFTGIKMAQGSVVLLDMLGVDKFASSLAVQSAAQCLSILVGPTISGRLIDTSGSYQGAFIFDGSSILLGGVVMAIGNLYNKIATKRSNLAET; encoded by the exons ATGACGGTTACTGAAGGCCCGGACGCTGAGGTGTCGGTCATTGATGGCTCAGAccacgacgacggcgacgacggatATATGACGGTGGACAGCAGGGACCAGATTCTTGATCACGCCGACAGGGAGTCAGTCCACGTGGAAGTGAGAGGCGAAAGCCCGGATGTACCGGAGGTGACGACAAGGGCGGCAAAGGCGCCCGACGGAGGTTGGGGTTGGTGTGTGGTCCTTGGAGCGCTTATTATGAGAACGGTGATAG GTGGGTTTGGCCGCTCACACGGTCTGTTCTACCTGAGATTCAAGGACCGATATGGCGGAACTGCGACCGAGACGGCACTGGTGACGTCACTTACAGGCTTCGTCCGCATGTCATCAG GTCCATTCGTGAGTATTCTCAGCGGCCGCTTCTCATGCCGCTGGATTACCGCCATAGGGACTGTGGTCCTCATGGCCGGCGTCGTCATGACCGGATATTCCCCGAACCTGCTGTTCCTTTACTTCAGCTATGGCATCGTTGCAG GTCTCGGTAGATCCTTGGCGATGACGCCGTGTCCGATTCTGCTGGGCTACTACTTCGATAAGCGTAGGAGCCTCGCATTCGGTATTGCGTCTGCCGGTTTCAGCATAGGAGGATTTGCGATCACTCCGCTGATAGAACTACTTTTCCAGGAATATGGCTACTCTGGCGCATTTCTCGTTCTCACTGCGTTTACCATGAACATTTTCGTAGCTGCAGCCTTGTTCAGACCAGTACAAGCCAATAGCAAACGGGAGAAGTGTTCAAG ACAGTCAGTGGAATCAGATGAAACAAAACAAGCCCTGATTCAAACAGCAATAGTGAATAATGAACTAGTGAATAATGAACTACGTCAAACTGATGCTATAGCCGTGAATGGTTCTGCAGTGAATGGACACGTTCAAGAGTCAACCAATGTTCTCACGACGTGTGATAGCAATTCGACTACTTGTCATCTCGCTATTACtaattatgaaaatattgaaataccAATGGAAGACAGGTCTGAATCTGCAAAAACGGATACTTTCTTTcctaaaataattacaaatgagTTTGATACAAGCAACGTGAACAAATCAGTACCAAACGACGAAGTGACTAGTCATAAAACGAGCCGTAAAATAAGCGTAGAAAAAACAGCTTCAGAGGACGCTGAAATAATTGGAACCGAGACTAAAACTATCAGTGAAACATCTGAGAACGAGactaaaacaaaaaatgacaATGACGGcaagaaaaagaagcaaacatgGATGTCATGGTCGATTTTGAAGAACCCGAGGTTCATGTGTTATACGTTCGCCATGTTTTGTTTCTCACTTCCGGCCTCCGGGACGTTCCTTCCGGCGTTGGCCAAATCAAAAGGTTGCACTG AGATTCAAGCAGCCACCATACTATCTATAAGCGCCGGTTGTGACACGGTAATACGTGTCATCTCCGGGTTCGTCCTTGACCTCAAGTTTTTTCGGAACAAGCGCCCCCTGGTCTTTAACATCGTCACTTTCTTCCAAGGCTCCGTGCTCTTCCTGTTTCCCCACATGACCAGTTTCTCGGGGTTCGCCTGGCTATCCGTTCTCGAGGGGACCTTCACGGGAATTAAAATGGCACAG GGCAGTGTGGTGTTACTAGACATGCTGGGTGTGGACAAGTTCGCCAGCTCCCTGGCCGTGCAGTCGGCGGCACAGTGCTTATCTATTCTAGTGGGACCTACCATTTCAG GACGACTAATCGACACTTCCGGTTCATATCAAGGCGCCTTCATCTTCGACGGAAGTTCGATTTTATTAGGGGGCGTTGTCATGGCAATTGGAAATCTTTACAATAAAATCGCAACGAAAAGGTCCAACCTTGCAGAGACATAG
- the LOC127837129 gene encoding monocarboxylate transporter 4-like isoform X2: MTVTEGPDAEVSVIDGSDHDDGDDGYMTVDSRDQILDHADRESVHVEVRGESPDVPEVTTRAAKAPDGGWGWCVVLGALIMRTVIGGFGRSHGLFYLRFKDRYGGTATETALVTSLTGFVRMSSGPFVSILSGRFSCRWITAIGTVVLMAGVVMTGYSPNLLFLYFSYGIVAGLGRSLAMTPCPILLGYYFDKRRSLAFGIASAGFSIGGFAITPLIELLFQEYGYSGAFLVLTAFTMNIFVAAALFRPVQANSKREKCSRQSVESDETKQALIQTAIVNNELVNNELRQTDAIAVNGSAVNGHVQESTNVLTTCDSNSTTCHLAITNYENIEIPMEDRSESAKTDTFFPKIITNEFDTSNVNKSVPNDEVTSHKTSRKISVEKTASEDAEIIGTETKTISETSENETKTKNDNDGKKKKQTWMSWSILKNPRFMCYTFAMFCFSLPASGTFLPALAKSKGCTEIQAATILSISAGCDTVIRVISGFVLDLKFFRNKRPLVFNIVTFFQGSVLFLFPHMTSFSGFAWLSVLEGTFTGIKMAQDTVILLDILGADKFASSLAVTMAAQCVSLLVGPTISGRLIDTSGSYQGAFIFDGSSILLGGVVMAIGNLYNKIATKRSNLAET; this comes from the exons ATGACGGTTACTGAAGGCCCGGACGCTGAGGTGTCGGTCATTGATGGCTCAGAccacgacgacggcgacgacggatATATGACGGTGGACAGCAGGGACCAGATTCTTGATCACGCCGACAGGGAGTCAGTCCACGTGGAAGTGAGAGGCGAAAGCCCGGATGTACCGGAGGTGACGACAAGGGCGGCAAAGGCGCCCGACGGAGGTTGGGGTTGGTGTGTGGTCCTTGGAGCGCTTATTATGAGAACGGTGATAG GTGGGTTTGGCCGCTCACACGGTCTGTTCTACCTGAGATTCAAGGACCGATATGGCGGAACTGCGACCGAGACGGCACTGGTGACGTCACTTACAGGCTTCGTCCGCATGTCATCAG GTCCATTCGTGAGTATTCTCAGCGGCCGCTTCTCATGCCGCTGGATTACCGCCATAGGGACTGTGGTCCTCATGGCCGGCGTCGTCATGACCGGATATTCCCCGAACCTGCTGTTCCTTTACTTCAGCTATGGCATCGTTGCAG GTCTCGGTAGATCCTTGGCGATGACGCCGTGTCCGATTCTGCTGGGCTACTACTTCGATAAGCGTAGGAGCCTCGCATTCGGTATTGCGTCTGCCGGTTTCAGCATAGGAGGATTTGCGATCACTCCGCTGATAGAACTACTTTTCCAGGAATATGGCTACTCTGGCGCATTTCTCGTTCTCACTGCGTTTACCATGAACATTTTCGTAGCTGCAGCCTTGTTCAGACCAGTACAAGCCAATAGCAAACGGGAGAAGTGTTCAAG ACAGTCAGTGGAATCAGATGAAACAAAACAAGCCCTGATTCAAACAGCAATAGTGAATAATGAACTAGTGAATAATGAACTACGTCAAACTGATGCTATAGCCGTGAATGGTTCTGCAGTGAATGGACACGTTCAAGAGTCAACCAATGTTCTCACGACGTGTGATAGCAATTCGACTACTTGTCATCTCGCTATTACtaattatgaaaatattgaaataccAATGGAAGACAGGTCTGAATCTGCAAAAACGGATACTTTCTTTcctaaaataattacaaatgagTTTGATACAAGCAACGTGAACAAATCAGTACCAAACGACGAAGTGACTAGTCATAAAACGAGCCGTAAAATAAGCGTAGAAAAAACAGCTTCAGAGGACGCTGAAATAATTGGAACCGAGACTAAAACTATCAGTGAAACATCTGAGAACGAGactaaaacaaaaaatgacaATGACGGcaagaaaaagaagcaaacatgGATGTCATGGTCGATTTTGAAGAACCCGAGGTTCATGTGTTATACGTTCGCCATGTTTTGTTTCTCACTTCCGGCCTCCGGGACGTTCCTTCCGGCGTTGGCCAAATCAAAAGGTTGCACTG AGATTCAAGCAGCCACCATACTATCTATAAGCGCCGGTTGTGACACGGTAATACGTGTCATCTCCGGGTTCGTCCTTGACCTCAAGTTTTTTCGGAACAAGCGCCCCCTGGTCTTTAACATCGTCACTTTCTTCCAAGGCTCCGTGCTCTTCCTGTTTCCCCACATGACCAGTTTCTCGGGGTTCGCCTGGCTATCCGTTCTCGAGGGGACCTTCACGGGAATTAAAATGGCACAG GACACGGTCATTCTACTGGATATCCTGGGTGCGGACAAGTTCGCCAGCTCCCTGGCGGTGACGATGGCAGCACAGTGCGTGTCTCTTCTGGTGGGGCCTACCATTTCAG GACGACTAATCGACACTTCCGGTTCATATCAAGGCGCCTTCATCTTCGACGGAAGTTCGATTTTATTAGGGGGCGTTGTCATGGCAATTGGAAATCTTTACAATAAAATCGCAACGAAAAGGTCCAACCTTGCAGAGACATAG
- the LOC127837129 gene encoding monocarboxylate transporter 4-like isoform X1 — translation MTVTEGPDAEVSVIDGSDHDDGDDGYMTVDSRDQILDHADRESVHVEVRGESPDVPEVTTRAAKAPDGGWGWCVVLGALIMRTVIGGFGRSHGLFYLRFKDRYGGTATETALVTSLTGFVRMSSGPFVSILSGRFSCRWITAIGTVVLMAGVVMTGYSPNLLFLYFSYGIVAGLGRSLAMTPCPILLGYYFDKRRSLAFGIASAGFSIGGFAITPLIELLFQEYGYSGAFLVLTAFTMNIFVAAALFRPVQANSKREKCSRQSVESDETKQALIQTAIVNNELVNNELRQTDAIAVNGSAVNGHVQESTNVLTTCDSNSTTCHLAITNYENIEIPMEDRSESAKTDTFFPKIITNEFDTSNVNKSVPNDEVTSHKTSRKISVEKTASEDAEIIGTETKTISETSENETKTKNDNDGKKKKQTWMSWSILKNPRFMCYTFAMFCFSLPASGTFLPALAKSKGCTEIQAATILSISAGCDTVIRVISGFVLDLKFFRNKRPLVFNIVTFFQGSVLFLFPHMTSFSGFAWLSVLEGTFTGIKMAQGSVVLLDMLGVDKFASSLAVQSAAQCLSILVGPTISGRLIDTSGSYQGAFIFGGSSILLGGVVMAMGNIYNKILTKRSTSAIKQEGKEEN, via the exons ATGACGGTTACTGAAGGCCCGGACGCTGAGGTGTCGGTCATTGATGGCTCAGAccacgacgacggcgacgacggatATATGACGGTGGACAGCAGGGACCAGATTCTTGATCACGCCGACAGGGAGTCAGTCCACGTGGAAGTGAGAGGCGAAAGCCCGGATGTACCGGAGGTGACGACAAGGGCGGCAAAGGCGCCCGACGGAGGTTGGGGTTGGTGTGTGGTCCTTGGAGCGCTTATTATGAGAACGGTGATAG GTGGGTTTGGCCGCTCACACGGTCTGTTCTACCTGAGATTCAAGGACCGATATGGCGGAACTGCGACCGAGACGGCACTGGTGACGTCACTTACAGGCTTCGTCCGCATGTCATCAG GTCCATTCGTGAGTATTCTCAGCGGCCGCTTCTCATGCCGCTGGATTACCGCCATAGGGACTGTGGTCCTCATGGCCGGCGTCGTCATGACCGGATATTCCCCGAACCTGCTGTTCCTTTACTTCAGCTATGGCATCGTTGCAG GTCTCGGTAGATCCTTGGCGATGACGCCGTGTCCGATTCTGCTGGGCTACTACTTCGATAAGCGTAGGAGCCTCGCATTCGGTATTGCGTCTGCCGGTTTCAGCATAGGAGGATTTGCGATCACTCCGCTGATAGAACTACTTTTCCAGGAATATGGCTACTCTGGCGCATTTCTCGTTCTCACTGCGTTTACCATGAACATTTTCGTAGCTGCAGCCTTGTTCAGACCAGTACAAGCCAATAGCAAACGGGAGAAGTGTTCAAG ACAGTCAGTGGAATCAGATGAAACAAAACAAGCCCTGATTCAAACAGCAATAGTGAATAATGAACTAGTGAATAATGAACTACGTCAAACTGATGCTATAGCCGTGAATGGTTCTGCAGTGAATGGACACGTTCAAGAGTCAACCAATGTTCTCACGACGTGTGATAGCAATTCGACTACTTGTCATCTCGCTATTACtaattatgaaaatattgaaataccAATGGAAGACAGGTCTGAATCTGCAAAAACGGATACTTTCTTTcctaaaataattacaaatgagTTTGATACAAGCAACGTGAACAAATCAGTACCAAACGACGAAGTGACTAGTCATAAAACGAGCCGTAAAATAAGCGTAGAAAAAACAGCTTCAGAGGACGCTGAAATAATTGGAACCGAGACTAAAACTATCAGTGAAACATCTGAGAACGAGactaaaacaaaaaatgacaATGACGGcaagaaaaagaagcaaacatgGATGTCATGGTCGATTTTGAAGAACCCGAGGTTCATGTGTTATACGTTCGCCATGTTTTGTTTCTCACTTCCGGCCTCCGGGACGTTCCTTCCGGCGTTGGCCAAATCAAAAGGTTGCACTG AGATTCAAGCAGCCACCATACTATCTATAAGCGCCGGTTGTGACACGGTAATACGTGTCATCTCCGGGTTCGTCCTTGACCTCAAGTTTTTTCGGAACAAGCGCCCCCTGGTCTTTAACATCGTCACTTTCTTCCAAGGCTCCGTGCTCTTCCTGTTTCCCCACATGACCAGTTTCTCGGGGTTCGCCTGGCTATCCGTTCTCGAGGGGACCTTCACGGGAATTAAAATGGCACAG GGCAGTGTGGTGTTACTAGACATGCTGGGTGTGGACAAGTTCGCCAGCTCCCTGGCCGTGCAGTCGGCGGCACAGTGCTTATCTATTCTAGTGGGACCTACCATTTCAG GTCGACTAATTGACACTTCCGGGTCATACCAAGGCGCCTTCATCTTCGGTGGAAGCTCAATTTTATTAGGGGGCGTTGTCATGGCAATgggaaatatttacaataaaatactaaCGAAACGATCCACGTCTGCGATAAAACAGGAAGGCAAAGAAGAAAATTGA
- the LOC127837129 gene encoding uncharacterized protein LOC127837129 isoform X4 produces MTVTEGPDAEVSVIDGSDHDDGDDGYMTVDSRDQILDHADRESVHVEVRGESPDVPEVTTRAAKAPDGGWGWCVVLGALIMRTVIGGFGRSHGLFYLRFKDRYGGTATETALVTSLTGFVRMSSGPFVSILSGRFSCRWITAIGTVVLMAGVVMTGYSPNLLFLYFSYGIVAGLGRSLAMTPCPILLGYYFDKRRSLAFGIASAGFSIGGFAITPLIELLFQEYGYSGAFLVLTAFTMNIFVAAALFRPVQANSKREKCSRQSVESDETKQALIQTAIVNNELVNNELRQTDAIAVNGSAVNGHVQESTNVLTTCDSNSTTCHLAITNYENIEIPMEDRSESAKTDTFFPKIITNEFDTSNVNKSVPNDEVTSHKTSRKISVEKTASEDAEIIGTETKTISETSENETKTKNDNDGKKKKQTWMSWSILKNPRFMCYTFAMFCFSLPASGTFLPALAKSKGCTEIQAATILSISAGCDTVIRVISGFVLDLKFFRNKRPLVFNIVTFFQGSVLFLFPHMTSFSGFAWLSVLEGTFTGIKMAQGCQRRAGLVFFI; encoded by the exons ATGACGGTTACTGAAGGCCCGGACGCTGAGGTGTCGGTCATTGATGGCTCAGAccacgacgacggcgacgacggatATATGACGGTGGACAGCAGGGACCAGATTCTTGATCACGCCGACAGGGAGTCAGTCCACGTGGAAGTGAGAGGCGAAAGCCCGGATGTACCGGAGGTGACGACAAGGGCGGCAAAGGCGCCCGACGGAGGTTGGGGTTGGTGTGTGGTCCTTGGAGCGCTTATTATGAGAACGGTGATAG GTGGGTTTGGCCGCTCACACGGTCTGTTCTACCTGAGATTCAAGGACCGATATGGCGGAACTGCGACCGAGACGGCACTGGTGACGTCACTTACAGGCTTCGTCCGCATGTCATCAG GTCCATTCGTGAGTATTCTCAGCGGCCGCTTCTCATGCCGCTGGATTACCGCCATAGGGACTGTGGTCCTCATGGCCGGCGTCGTCATGACCGGATATTCCCCGAACCTGCTGTTCCTTTACTTCAGCTATGGCATCGTTGCAG GTCTCGGTAGATCCTTGGCGATGACGCCGTGTCCGATTCTGCTGGGCTACTACTTCGATAAGCGTAGGAGCCTCGCATTCGGTATTGCGTCTGCCGGTTTCAGCATAGGAGGATTTGCGATCACTCCGCTGATAGAACTACTTTTCCAGGAATATGGCTACTCTGGCGCATTTCTCGTTCTCACTGCGTTTACCATGAACATTTTCGTAGCTGCAGCCTTGTTCAGACCAGTACAAGCCAATAGCAAACGGGAGAAGTGTTCAAG ACAGTCAGTGGAATCAGATGAAACAAAACAAGCCCTGATTCAAACAGCAATAGTGAATAATGAACTAGTGAATAATGAACTACGTCAAACTGATGCTATAGCCGTGAATGGTTCTGCAGTGAATGGACACGTTCAAGAGTCAACCAATGTTCTCACGACGTGTGATAGCAATTCGACTACTTGTCATCTCGCTATTACtaattatgaaaatattgaaataccAATGGAAGACAGGTCTGAATCTGCAAAAACGGATACTTTCTTTcctaaaataattacaaatgagTTTGATACAAGCAACGTGAACAAATCAGTACCAAACGACGAAGTGACTAGTCATAAAACGAGCCGTAAAATAAGCGTAGAAAAAACAGCTTCAGAGGACGCTGAAATAATTGGAACCGAGACTAAAACTATCAGTGAAACATCTGAGAACGAGactaaaacaaaaaatgacaATGACGGcaagaaaaagaagcaaacatgGATGTCATGGTCGATTTTGAAGAACCCGAGGTTCATGTGTTATACGTTCGCCATGTTTTGTTTCTCACTTCCGGCCTCCGGGACGTTCCTTCCGGCGTTGGCCAAATCAAAAGGTTGCACTG AGATTCAAGCAGCCACCATACTATCTATAAGCGCCGGTTGTGACACGGTAATACGTGTCATCTCCGGGTTCGTCCTTGACCTCAAGTTTTTTCGGAACAAGCGCCCCCTGGTCTTTAACATCGTCACTTTCTTCCAAGGCTCCGTGCTCTTCCTGTTTCCCCACATGACCAGTTTCTCGGGGTTCGCCTGGCTATCCGTTCTCGAGGGGACCTTCACGGGAATTAAAATGGCACAG GGATGCCAACGAAGAGCGGGACTGGTGTTCTTCATTTAA